A window of the Desulfopila inferna genome harbors these coding sequences:
- a CDS encoding single-stranded DNA-binding protein: MVNKAILIGNLGADPEIRYTQSGTQVATFNIATTERFKDRDGNSQEKTEWHRIVAWAKLAEICGEYLNKGSKVYIEGKIQTRKWQDQNGNDKYTTEIIAREMKMLSPRGGVESGGAGGGGSYGSSQDSFPEPPPGYGGTGEDVPF; the protein is encoded by the coding sequence ATGGTAAACAAAGCAATACTGATAGGCAATTTAGGAGCTGATCCGGAAATCCGTTATACCCAGTCGGGAACACAAGTGGCTACATTTAATATAGCAACCACCGAAAGATTTAAAGACCGGGATGGTAACTCTCAAGAGAAAACCGAATGGCATAGGATCGTGGCTTGGGCCAAGCTCGCCGAGATCTGCGGCGAATACCTGAACAAAGGCTCAAAGGTTTATATAGAGGGAAAAATTCAAACCCGAAAATGGCAGGACCAGAATGGCAACGATAAGTATACAACTGAAATTATTGCAAGAGAGATGAAAATGCTCTCTCCCCGAGGAGGTGTTGAATCCGGCGGGGCCGGTGGTGGCGGCAGCTATGGATCCAGCCAGGATTCTTTTCCGGAGCCCCCTCCAGGCTATGGCGGAACAGGTGAAGACGTACCCTTTTAG
- a CDS encoding SPL family radical SAM protein has protein sequence MKNKSWVDPSIYLKHIHVSEDILSLEYTQEMLHRANLPVTIVPSGENPANLNGEFAEELYRGKQHLFLCENKGNFFKPCPGTSEYRCCGYHVLNIGMNCPIDCVYCILQAYLNQPWITAFVNIDKLFDEVNSALENKPDRFFRIGTGEFTDSLALERITGISSKLIEIVGHHSNGILELKTKSGSIATLENCNHQGKTILSWSLNSPMIMKTQEIRSATLAERLDAAARAARWGYGLSFHFDPIIYHQGWREGYAETIDLLFKKVPREAIVWISLGALRFLPTLKIISTRRFHHSRIFHQEFIPGLDGKSRYFRTLREEMYTHIYTLLRAKAGVDTCVYFCMESDEIWDKVCGHLPDSKGGIAAMLDEAALRAIAKY, from the coding sequence ATGAAGAATAAAAGCTGGGTAGATCCATCAATCTATCTCAAACATATACATGTGAGCGAAGATATACTCTCGCTTGAGTACACTCAGGAAATGCTGCACCGCGCGAATCTTCCCGTAACCATTGTCCCTTCAGGCGAAAATCCTGCTAACTTGAACGGGGAGTTTGCCGAAGAGCTTTACAGAGGAAAACAACACCTCTTTCTCTGTGAAAATAAAGGAAACTTCTTCAAACCCTGCCCGGGAACCTCCGAATATCGCTGCTGCGGCTATCATGTTCTCAATATCGGCATGAATTGCCCCATAGACTGTGTTTACTGTATCCTCCAGGCATATCTGAACCAGCCCTGGATAACCGCTTTCGTTAATATCGATAAGCTCTTCGACGAGGTCAATTCGGCTCTTGAAAATAAGCCTGATCGTTTTTTCCGCATCGGAACAGGGGAGTTCACCGACTCTCTGGCGCTTGAGAGAATTACCGGCATAAGCAGTAAACTCATCGAGATTGTCGGGCACCATTCCAATGGTATTCTCGAGTTGAAAACCAAGAGCGGCTCTATAGCTACTCTGGAAAACTGCAACCATCAGGGCAAAACCATTCTTTCCTGGTCACTCAACAGTCCAATGATCATGAAAACCCAGGAGATACGTTCCGCTACTCTCGCAGAAAGGCTCGATGCCGCCGCCCGTGCAGCACGCTGGGGTTATGGTCTCAGTTTCCATTTCGACCCGATAATCTACCACCAGGGCTGGCGTGAGGGTTATGCAGAAACCATTGATCTACTTTTCAAAAAGGTTCCCAGGGAGGCCATCGTCTGGATATCCCTCGGTGCCCTGCGCTTTCTCCCTACTCTGAAAATCATCAGCACCAGGAGATTTCATCACTCTCGAATTTTCCATCAGGAGTTCATACCGGGGCTCGATGGGAAATCACGTTACTTTCGAACTCTGCGCGAAGAAATGTATACGCATATATATACTCTTCTGCGAGCAAAGGCAGGAGTTGATACCTGCGTCTATTTCTGTATGGAAAGTGATGAAATATGGGATAAAGTCTGTGGTCATCTCCCGGACAGCAAAGGGGGAATCGCCGCCATGCTGGATGAAGCCGCTCTCAGGGCAATAGCAAAATATTAA
- a CDS encoding glycosyltransferase family 2 protein produces MEPVSVIIPTYNRATALRRAVESVLRQRDFVGEILIIDDGSDDNTKEVVEVLKANVLPQDHDIRYYFSDNDGPSAARNKGVELSSHSFIAFLDSDDHWAGDKLFKQMGLLRRNPEFSISHTQEKWLRRGQHLNQRKIHSPRHGYIFDHCLLLCAVGMSTVVMKKAIYEEFGGFDANLPCCEDYDFWLRVSSRHHFLLVPEPLTVKEGGRPDQLSYIYRVGMDKYRIYALEKLLTQCSLRVDQYQRAVDELRKKCTVYGNGCIKHQRWEEGRKYLDLPGKYEISTP; encoded by the coding sequence ATGGAGCCGGTATCCGTCATAATACCTACATACAACAGGGCTACCGCTCTCAGGCGAGCCGTTGAATCTGTCTTGCGGCAGAGGGATTTTGTTGGTGAGATCCTCATTATTGATGATGGCTCGGATGACAACACAAAGGAAGTAGTTGAGGTATTGAAAGCTAATGTATTACCACAGGATCATGACATAAGATATTATTTTTCCGACAATGATGGACCCTCAGCAGCGCGCAACAAGGGTGTGGAATTATCCAGTCATTCTTTCATCGCCTTTCTTGATTCCGATGATCACTGGGCCGGAGACAAGCTATTCAAGCAGATGGGATTGCTGCGTCGCAATCCGGAGTTTTCCATCAGCCATACACAAGAGAAGTGGCTGCGCAGAGGACAACATCTCAACCAGAGAAAAATTCATAGCCCCCGGCACGGCTACATTTTTGATCATTGCCTGCTGCTCTGCGCAGTCGGTATGTCCACGGTGGTTATGAAAAAAGCTATATATGAAGAGTTTGGAGGATTTGATGCGAACCTGCCCTGTTGTGAGGATTATGATTTCTGGTTGCGAGTCAGCAGCAGGCATCATTTTCTTCTTGTTCCAGAACCGTTAACCGTCAAAGAAGGAGGGCGACCCGATCAGCTCTCATACATATATAGGGTGGGTATGGATAAATATCGTATTTATGCCCTGGAAAAACTTTTAACACAATGCAGTCTGAGAGTTGACCAATATCAGCGTGCCGTCGACGAACTGCGAAAAAAGTGCACTGTTTACGGCAACGGCTGCATCAAGCATCAACGCTGGGAAGAAGGACGGAAATATCTTGATCTGCCCGGTAAATATGAGATTTCAACACCATGA